A genomic window from Montipora capricornis isolate CH-2021 chromosome 8, ASM3666992v2, whole genome shotgun sequence includes:
- the LOC138059487 gene encoding protein arginine N-methyltransferase 1-like isoform X1: protein METKAKVAKVEESTNGMEVDSSTANHVDEVSKGQSLKKASTMQDSRPPASEMTSADYYFDSYAHFGIHEEMIKDEVRTSTYRNAMYYNRHLFRDKVVLDVGCGTGILSMFAAKAGAKHVYAVDFSSIIDYSRQIIKDNNFEEVITLIKGKIEEVDLPVDKVDIIISEWMGYCLLYESMLDTVLFARDKWLKSGGLLFPDKAQLYLCAIEDRQYKEDKIYWWDSVYGFDMSCIRKVALTEPLVDVVEAKQVVTNSCVVKEIDLHTVKKEDLSFSAPFQLYCRRNDYIHALVAFFTIEFTHCHKRTGFSTAPDCHYTHWKQTVFYLQDYLTVKYGEELNGEFKMQPNPRNNRDLDFAISLNFNGELCNYRSSANYRMR from the exons ATGGAGACCAAAGCAAAAGTGGCGAAAGTCGAG GAGTCCACCAATGGGATGGAAGTCGATTCATCAACGGCGAATCATGTCGACGAAGTTTCCAAGGGCCAAAGTCTGAAGAAAGCTTCTACAATGCAAGATTCTAGGCCGCCAGCATCTGAAATGACGAGTGCTGATTATTACTTCGATTCTTACGCTCATTTTG GAATTCATGAG GAAATGATCAAAGATGAAGTACGCACATCAACATATCGTAATGCAATGTACTACAACAGACACCTGTTTCGGGACAAAGTTGTTCTTGATGTGGGTTGTGGCACTGGCATTTTATCGATGTTTGCAGCAAAAGCTGGTGCAAAGCATGTGTATGCT GTTGACTTTTCCTCCATCATTGACTATTCCAGACAAATAATCAAAGATAACAACTTCGAAGAAG TTATTACCCtcatcaaaggaaaaattgAGGAGGTTGACTTGCCTGTGGACAAGGTGGATATAATCATCAGTGAATGGATGGGTTACTGTCTATTGTACGAGTCCATGTTGGACACTGTGTTATTTGCCAGGGACAAGTGGCTG AAATCTGGTGGGTTGTTGTTTCCCGATAAGGCACAGCTCTACCTGTGTGCAATTGAAGACAGGCAGTACAAAGAAGATAAAATTTATT GGTGGGACAGTGTTTATGGATTTGACATGAGCTGCATTAGGAAGGTGGCCTTAACTGAACCTTTGGTAGATGTTGTTGAGGCCAAACAAGTCGTTACTAACTCCTGTGTGGTCAAG gaaattGATTTGCACACAGTCAAGAAAGAAGATCTTTCCTTTTCTGCTCCTTTCCAACTGTACTGTCGTCGAAATGATTACATCCACGCCCTTGTTGCTTTTTTCACTATTGAATTCACACATTGTCATAAAAGGACAGGTTTCTCAACTG cGCCAGACTGTCACTACACCCACTGGAAACAAACAGTGTTCTACCTCCAAGACTATTTGACAGTCAAGTATGGAGAAGAATTAAATGGTGAATTCAAAATGCAGCCAAACCCCAGAAACAAT CGTGATCTTGATTTTGCAATCAGTCTAAACTTTAATGGGGAGCTTTGCAACTATCGTTCATCAGCCAACTACAGGATGCGGTAG
- the LOC138059487 gene encoding protein arginine N-methyltransferase 1-like isoform X2 — protein sequence MIKDEVRTSTYRNAMYYNRHLFRDKVVLDVGCGTGILSMFAAKAGAKHVYAVDFSSIIDYSRQIIKDNNFEEVITLIKGKIEEVDLPVDKVDIIISEWMGYCLLYESMLDTVLFARDKWLKSGGLLFPDKAQLYLCAIEDRQYKEDKIYWWDSVYGFDMSCIRKVALTEPLVDVVEAKQVVTNSCVVKEIDLHTVKKEDLSFSAPFQLYCRRNDYIHALVAFFTIEFTHCHKRTGFSTAPDCHYTHWKQTVFYLQDYLTVKYGEELNGEFKMQPNPRNNRDLDFAISLNFNGELCNYRSSANYRMR from the exons ATGATCAAAGATGAAGTACGCACATCAACATATCGTAATGCAATGTACTACAACAGACACCTGTTTCGGGACAAAGTTGTTCTTGATGTGGGTTGTGGCACTGGCATTTTATCGATGTTTGCAGCAAAAGCTGGTGCAAAGCATGTGTATGCT GTTGACTTTTCCTCCATCATTGACTATTCCAGACAAATAATCAAAGATAACAACTTCGAAGAAG TTATTACCCtcatcaaaggaaaaattgAGGAGGTTGACTTGCCTGTGGACAAGGTGGATATAATCATCAGTGAATGGATGGGTTACTGTCTATTGTACGAGTCCATGTTGGACACTGTGTTATTTGCCAGGGACAAGTGGCTG AAATCTGGTGGGTTGTTGTTTCCCGATAAGGCACAGCTCTACCTGTGTGCAATTGAAGACAGGCAGTACAAAGAAGATAAAATTTATT GGTGGGACAGTGTTTATGGATTTGACATGAGCTGCATTAGGAAGGTGGCCTTAACTGAACCTTTGGTAGATGTTGTTGAGGCCAAACAAGTCGTTACTAACTCCTGTGTGGTCAAG gaaattGATTTGCACACAGTCAAGAAAGAAGATCTTTCCTTTTCTGCTCCTTTCCAACTGTACTGTCGTCGAAATGATTACATCCACGCCCTTGTTGCTTTTTTCACTATTGAATTCACACATTGTCATAAAAGGACAGGTTTCTCAACTG cGCCAGACTGTCACTACACCCACTGGAAACAAACAGTGTTCTACCTCCAAGACTATTTGACAGTCAAGTATGGAGAAGAATTAAATGGTGAATTCAAAATGCAGCCAAACCCCAGAAACAAT CGTGATCTTGATTTTGCAATCAGTCTAAACTTTAATGGGGAGCTTTGCAACTATCGTTCATCAGCCAACTACAGGATGCGGTAG